One Nocardioides aromaticivorans genomic window carries:
- a CDS encoding NAD(P)H-dependent flavin oxidoreductase, with protein MRTPLCDAFGIEYPIFAFTPSEHVAAAVSRAGGLGVLGCVRFNDPDELDRVLTWMDENTDGKPYGVDVVMPMKVPTEGTSADLSSYIPEEHKKFVDETLLKLGVPPLPEGEGREGVLGWLHSMARSHVDVALQHRPVLIANALGTPPNDVIAECQAAGLKVAALAGAPKHAQSHVANGVDIIIAQGYEAGGHTGEIASMVLTPDIVDAVGPDVPVLGAGGIGSGRQIAASLALGSQGVWTGSIWLGTEEYRNLASNQGWETAFLRATSSDTVRTRIYTGKPARLLKTKWTEAWAEEGAPAPLPMPLQNLLVADAHNRINASGDPDVISMPVGQIVGRMNEVRPVAEVMADLVAEFEDTVKKLDGIAGI; from the coding sequence ATGCGCACCCCCCTCTGTGATGCCTTCGGCATCGAGTACCCGATCTTCGCCTTCACCCCGTCCGAGCACGTCGCGGCGGCCGTGTCGCGCGCCGGTGGCCTCGGCGTCCTCGGCTGCGTCCGTTTCAACGACCCCGACGAGCTCGACCGGGTGCTCACCTGGATGGACGAGAACACCGACGGCAAGCCCTACGGCGTCGACGTCGTGATGCCGATGAAGGTGCCCACCGAGGGGACCTCGGCCGACCTGTCGTCGTACATCCCCGAGGAGCACAAGAAGTTCGTCGACGAGACGCTGCTCAAGCTCGGCGTGCCGCCGCTCCCGGAGGGCGAGGGCCGCGAGGGCGTGCTCGGCTGGCTGCACTCGATGGCCCGCTCGCACGTCGACGTCGCCCTGCAGCACCGCCCGGTGCTCATCGCGAACGCCCTCGGCACGCCGCCCAACGACGTGATCGCCGAGTGCCAGGCCGCGGGCCTCAAGGTCGCCGCGCTCGCCGGGGCGCCCAAGCACGCGCAGAGCCATGTCGCCAACGGCGTCGACATCATCATCGCCCAGGGCTACGAGGCCGGCGGCCACACCGGCGAGATCGCCAGCATGGTGCTCACGCCCGACATCGTCGACGCGGTGGGCCCGGACGTCCCGGTGCTCGGTGCCGGCGGCATCGGCTCGGGCCGCCAGATCGCGGCGTCGCTCGCGCTCGGCTCGCAGGGCGTGTGGACCGGCTCCATCTGGCTCGGCACCGAGGAGTACCGCAACCTGGCCTCCAACCAGGGTTGGGAGACGGCCTTCCTGCGCGCCACCTCGTCCGACACGGTGCGCACGCGCATCTACACCGGCAAGCCGGCTCGCCTGCTCAAGACGAAGTGGACCGAGGCCTGGGCCGAGGAGGGCGCTCCGGCTCCGTTGCCGATGCCCCTGCAGAACCTGCTCGTGGCCGACGCGCACAACCGGATCAACGCCTCCGGCGACCCGGACGTCATCTCGATGCCCGTCGGCCAGATCGTCGGCCGGATGAACGAGGTGCGCCCCGTCGCCGAGGTCATGGCCGACCTCGTGGCGGAGTTCGAGGACACGGTGAAGAAGCTGGACGGGATCGCAGGAATCTGA
- a CDS encoding acyl-CoA synthetase, translating into MALNIADLFEHAVDAVPEKPAVQVGDRVISFAELEAESNKLAHYLQAQGIGTGDHVGLYAKNSIEHVIALIAILKVRAVAINVNYRYVAGELEYLFDNADLVGLVHDRVYAPLVAEVTPKVAPMKAIIAVPNPLEPDDASDLAPFGGVTLEEAVAGQSDARDFGERSPDDIHIIYTGGTTGFPKGVMWRHEDFWRVLGGGIDFMTAEPLEEYDQSKKALQDSLVTLPLSPLMHGGAQASLLMHLFAGQVTILEPKFDPVRTWELVDEHGVQMLFMTGDAMAVPLIDAYEAGGFDGQTLFAIASSAAIFSKSVKERWMKHFPNAVFTDSVGSSETGFQGTGLQDASALSTDGPVVSIPPTTVILGDDNQILDPVKDVGRIGRTARSGNVPVGYYKDPEKSAKTFIEIDGVRYSIPGDNARIEEGNRITLLGRGSNCINTGGEKVYPEEVEQAIKAHPGVYDVLVVGLPDEKYGQTVAAVVEERPGHTVELEELRTFLRAHLSGYKLPRALTIVPEIPRNATGKAQYPKAKEMALAARQSGTESDTTAGANA; encoded by the coding sequence GTGGCCCTGAACATCGCCGATCTCTTCGAACACGCCGTCGACGCCGTCCCGGAGAAGCCTGCCGTGCAGGTGGGGGACCGCGTCATCTCCTTCGCCGAGCTGGAGGCGGAGTCCAACAAGCTCGCCCACTACCTGCAGGCCCAGGGCATCGGCACCGGTGACCACGTCGGCCTCTACGCCAAGAACAGCATCGAGCACGTCATCGCCCTCATCGCGATCCTCAAGGTGCGGGCGGTGGCGATCAACGTCAACTACCGCTACGTCGCGGGCGAGCTCGAGTACCTCTTCGACAACGCCGACCTGGTCGGCCTGGTCCACGACCGGGTCTACGCCCCGCTGGTCGCCGAGGTGACGCCCAAGGTCGCGCCGATGAAGGCGATCATCGCGGTGCCGAACCCGCTCGAGCCCGACGACGCCAGCGACCTCGCGCCCTTCGGCGGGGTCACCCTCGAGGAGGCCGTGGCCGGCCAGTCGGACGCCCGCGACTTCGGCGAGCGCAGCCCCGACGACATCCACATCATCTACACCGGCGGCACCACCGGCTTCCCGAAGGGCGTCATGTGGCGCCACGAGGACTTCTGGCGCGTGCTGGGCGGTGGCATCGACTTCATGACGGCCGAGCCGCTCGAGGAGTACGACCAGTCGAAGAAGGCGCTCCAGGACAGCCTCGTCACCCTGCCGCTCAGCCCGCTCATGCACGGCGGTGCGCAGGCGTCGCTGCTCATGCACCTGTTCGCCGGCCAGGTCACCATCCTCGAGCCGAAGTTCGACCCGGTGCGCACCTGGGAGCTCGTCGACGAGCACGGCGTGCAGATGCTCTTCATGACCGGTGACGCCATGGCCGTCCCGCTCATCGACGCCTACGAGGCCGGCGGCTTCGACGGCCAGACCCTGTTCGCCATCGCCTCCAGCGCCGCGATCTTCTCGAAGTCGGTGAAGGAGCGCTGGATGAAGCACTTCCCGAATGCGGTCTTCACCGACTCCGTGGGCTCCTCGGAGACCGGCTTCCAGGGCACCGGCCTGCAGGACGCGAGCGCCCTGTCCACCGACGGGCCGGTCGTCTCGATCCCGCCCACGACGGTCATCCTCGGCGACGACAACCAGATCCTCGACCCGGTGAAGGACGTCGGGAGGATCGGCCGCACGGCCCGCTCCGGCAACGTCCCGGTCGGCTACTACAAGGACCCCGAGAAGTCGGCGAAGACCTTCATCGAGATCGACGGCGTCCGCTACTCGATCCCCGGCGACAACGCCCGGATCGAGGAGGGCAACCGGATCACCCTGCTCGGCCGTGGCTCGAACTGCATCAACACCGGCGGGGAGAAGGTCTACCCCGAGGAGGTCGAGCAGGCGATCAAGGCCCACCCCGGCGTGTACGACGTCCTGGTGGTCGGCCTCCCCGACGAGAAGTACGGCCAGACCGTGGCCGCCGTCGTCGAGGAGCGTCCCGGCCACACCGTCGAGCTCGAGGAGCTGCGCACCTTCCTGCGCGCCCACCTCTCGGGCTACAAGCTGCCGCGCGCGCTGACGATCGTGCCCGAGATCCCGCGCAACGCGACCGGCAAGGCGCAGTACCCCAAGGCGAAGGAGATGGCCCTCGCCGCCCGCCAGTCCGGCACCGAGTCCGACACCACCGCAGGAGCGAACGCCTGA
- a CDS encoding crotonase/enoyl-CoA hydratase family protein, with amino-acid sequence MSATDAPVRTTPDCLVEQDGHKLIVTMNRPERRNALSSEMLRIMEDAWDRVNEDPEIRVCILTGAGGYFCAGMDLKKADEKPPSESFEDGSYDPTVIKGLLKGFRLTKPLIAAVEGPAIAGGTEILQGTDIRVAGESARFGVAEARWSLYPMGGSAVRLPRQVPYTVAAELLLTGRTLGAPEAKELGLIGHVVPDGEALAKAHELADMIAANGPLAVQAILKTMRDSEGKHEEDCWADDARIGAAVFSSEDAKEGPRAFLEKRKPEFKGR; translated from the coding sequence ATGTCCGCGACCGACGCCCCCGTGCGCACCACCCCCGACTGCCTCGTCGAGCAGGACGGGCACAAGCTGATCGTCACCATGAACCGCCCCGAGCGACGCAACGCGCTGTCCAGCGAGATGCTGCGGATCATGGAGGACGCCTGGGACCGGGTGAACGAGGACCCGGAGATCCGGGTCTGCATCCTCACCGGTGCCGGTGGCTACTTCTGCGCGGGCATGGACCTCAAGAAGGCCGACGAGAAGCCGCCGTCGGAGAGCTTCGAGGACGGCAGCTACGACCCCACCGTGATCAAGGGCCTGCTCAAGGGCTTCCGGCTGACCAAGCCGCTCATCGCCGCGGTCGAGGGCCCCGCCATCGCCGGCGGCACCGAGATCCTGCAGGGCACCGACATCCGGGTGGCGGGCGAGTCGGCGAGGTTCGGCGTGGCCGAGGCCCGCTGGTCGCTGTACCCGATGGGCGGCTCCGCCGTCCGGCTCCCCCGCCAGGTCCCCTACACCGTCGCGGCCGAGCTGCTCCTCACCGGTCGCACCCTCGGCGCCCCCGAGGCGAAGGAGCTCGGCCTGATCGGCCACGTGGTCCCCGACGGCGAGGCGCTCGCGAAGGCGCACGAGCTCGCCGACATGATCGCCGCCAACGGCCCGCTCGCGGTCCAGGCGATCCTCAAGACGATGCGCGACTCCGAGGGCAAGCACGAGGAGGACTGCTGGGCCGACGACGCCAGGATCGGCGCCGCCGTGTTCTCGTCCGAGGACGCCAAGGAGGGCCCGCGGGCGTTCCTCGAGAAGCGGAAGCCGGAGTTCAAGGGCCGCTAG
- a CDS encoding SDR family oxidoreductase, which produces MTRNVLIAGAGPGVSGSLARLYAAEGATVGLLGADQGVLATLADQVEAAGGSAETAVADLTDDVATRAAVTRMAEKLGHVDVLHFNPSAYREKDPLSLSPDELLEDVRLGVGALLTFLQAARPFMGPGGRLSATGSMAADKPWFGAASLGVQKAGLQNLVRSIDAALAGDGIRAVSVTVRGMLAKEGPFAPDNVAKALRAAIDQDESDWRPEIAYEG; this is translated from the coding sequence ATGACCCGTAACGTCCTGATCGCCGGAGCCGGACCCGGGGTGAGCGGCTCGCTCGCCCGCCTGTACGCCGCCGAGGGCGCGACGGTCGGCCTGCTGGGCGCGGACCAGGGAGTGCTGGCCACGCTGGCGGACCAGGTCGAGGCGGCCGGTGGGTCCGCCGAGACCGCCGTGGCCGACCTCACCGACGACGTCGCGACCCGGGCGGCCGTGACCCGGATGGCGGAGAAGCTCGGGCACGTCGACGTCCTGCACTTCAACCCCTCGGCGTACCGGGAGAAGGACCCGCTGTCGTTGTCGCCCGACGAGCTGCTCGAGGACGTCCGGCTCGGGGTCGGGGCGCTGCTGACCTTCCTCCAGGCGGCGCGACCGTTCATGGGACCGGGTGGCCGGCTGAGTGCCACGGGCAGCATGGCGGCGGACAAGCCGTGGTTCGGGGCGGCATCGCTCGGCGTGCAGAAGGCCGGCCTCCAGAACCTCGTGCGCAGCATCGACGCCGCGCTCGCGGGCGACGGGATCCGTGCGGTGTCCGTGACCGTGCGCGGGATGCTCGCCAAGGAGGGTCCGTTCGCGCCCGACAACGTCGCGAAGGCGCTGCGGGCCGCGATCGACCAGGACGAGTCCGACTGGCGTCCGGAGATCGCCTACGAGGGCTGA